The Metabacillus litoralis genome contains a region encoding:
- the yicI gene encoding alpha-xylosidase: MKFTDGFWLTREGFEIQHPRNVRDLAIDEKMVTLYGPCKDIQHRGDTLNLPSLTIQLSSPLENVIKVKAWHHKGTKNKTPNFDVKEELVALELHEDENGASFASGNVSANINYQPFKITFSQGDRVLTSIDSKGVAWITGPQKQSYMRSQLNLGVGEYIYGLGERFTPFVKNGQTVDIWNEDGGTSSEQAYKNIPFYLSNQGYGVLVNHPENVSFEIGSEAVSKTQFSVEGESIEYYIIGGASPKEVLSNYTVLTGKPALPPAWSYGLWLTTSFTTDYNEETVNHFIDGMAERDIPLSVFHFDCFWMKEFEWSNFEWDRDAFPEPEAMLQRLKDKGLKICVWINPYIAEKSKLFDEAAEKGYLLKKPNGDVWQWDLWQAGMGVVDFTNPAASDWYCSKLKALLDMGVDCFKTDFGERIPTDVVYHDGSDPHRMHNYYAYLYNKVVFDLLEQEKGKQEAVVFARSASVGGQKFPVHWGGDCNATYESMAESLRGGLSLALSGFGYWSHDIGGFENTATPDLFKRWTAFGLLSTHSRLHGSSSYRVPWLFDEEAVEVTKHFSKLKNRLMPYLYSSSVENTQSGVPVLRPMVLEFPEDQNSHVLDRQYMLGSSLLVAPIMNEQGVGTCYLPQGKWTHYLTKEVVEGGSWIKETYDYLSLPLYIRENTILPIGQESNRPDYEFAENVTFEVYQLKNGQNTSSFVTDLNGNKKGEIQAVKQDNKIFIETNMADLTYSILLTNCESISSASVGEIETSFNGVKINLQGSQKLEIIL, from the coding sequence ATGAAATTTACAGATGGTTTTTGGCTAACGAGGGAAGGGTTTGAGATCCAACATCCCCGTAATGTAAGAGATCTTGCAATAGATGAGAAAATGGTAACTTTATATGGACCGTGCAAAGATATTCAGCACAGAGGTGATACGTTAAATCTACCTTCACTCACGATTCAACTATCATCACCACTTGAAAATGTGATAAAAGTAAAAGCTTGGCATCACAAAGGAACTAAGAATAAAACACCAAACTTTGACGTGAAAGAAGAATTAGTAGCGCTAGAGCTTCATGAAGATGAAAACGGCGCCAGCTTTGCAAGTGGTAATGTAAGCGCAAACATAAACTATCAGCCTTTTAAAATCACATTCTCTCAAGGTGATCGAGTATTAACCTCAATTGATTCCAAAGGAGTAGCTTGGATTACCGGACCTCAAAAACAAAGCTATATGCGTAGTCAGTTAAACCTTGGGGTTGGGGAATATATTTATGGACTTGGTGAACGTTTTACTCCGTTTGTGAAAAATGGTCAAACTGTTGACATTTGGAATGAAGATGGAGGAACAAGCTCAGAACAAGCATACAAAAATATCCCGTTTTACTTAAGTAATCAAGGATATGGGGTATTGGTGAATCATCCCGAAAATGTAAGCTTTGAGATTGGATCAGAAGCGGTATCGAAAACACAGTTTAGCGTAGAAGGCGAAAGTATTGAGTATTACATCATCGGTGGAGCTTCTCCGAAAGAGGTATTAAGTAACTATACAGTGTTAACTGGCAAGCCGGCCTTACCTCCAGCTTGGTCATATGGGTTATGGTTAACTACATCCTTTACAACCGATTATAACGAAGAAACGGTGAACCATTTTATCGATGGAATGGCTGAACGTGATATTCCACTAAGTGTTTTCCATTTTGATTGTTTTTGGATGAAAGAATTTGAGTGGAGTAATTTCGAATGGGATCGGGATGCCTTTCCAGAACCAGAAGCGATGTTACAAAGATTAAAAGATAAGGGCTTGAAGATTTGCGTTTGGATTAATCCTTATATTGCTGAAAAGTCTAAGCTTTTTGATGAAGCAGCTGAAAAAGGATATTTATTGAAGAAACCAAACGGAGATGTCTGGCAGTGGGATTTATGGCAGGCAGGCATGGGTGTGGTTGATTTTACAAATCCAGCTGCAAGTGACTGGTACTGCTCAAAATTAAAAGCACTCCTTGATATGGGCGTTGACTGCTTTAAAACAGATTTTGGCGAGAGAATTCCAACGGATGTTGTGTATCATGATGGCTCAGATCCACACCGTATGCACAATTATTATGCTTATCTTTACAATAAAGTTGTTTTTGATTTACTAGAGCAAGAAAAAGGGAAGCAAGAGGCTGTTGTGTTTGCAAGATCTGCTTCAGTTGGTGGCCAAAAATTCCCGGTACACTGGGGTGGCGATTGTAATGCAACGTACGAATCAATGGCCGAAAGTTTACGTGGAGGCTTATCACTAGCACTCTCAGGATTTGGCTATTGGAGTCATGATATTGGTGGTTTTGAAAATACTGCAACACCTGATTTATTTAAGCGTTGGACGGCTTTCGGTTTATTATCAACACATAGCCGTTTACATGGTAGCTCATCGTACCGGGTACCGTGGCTATTTGATGAAGAAGCAGTTGAGGTTACAAAGCATTTTTCAAAACTTAAAAATCGTTTAATGCCTTACTTATATAGCTCATCTGTTGAAAACACCCAATCAGGAGTACCTGTTTTGCGACCAATGGTATTGGAGTTCCCTGAGGATCAGAATTCCCACGTACTTGATCGACAATATATGTTAGGAAGTAGCTTGCTGGTAGCCCCAATTATGAATGAACAGGGTGTGGGCACTTGTTACTTACCACAAGGTAAATGGACGCACTACCTAACAAAAGAAGTAGTGGAGGGTGGTTCTTGGATAAAAGAGACCTATGATTATCTAAGTCTACCATTGTATATAAGAGAAAATACAATCTTGCCAATTGGTCAGGAAAGCAATCGTCCGGACTATGAGTTTGCTGAGAATGTTACTTTCGAAGTTTATCAACTAAAAAATGGTCAGAATACTTCTTCTTTTGTTACAGATTTAAATGGCAACAAAAAGGGTGAAATACAAGCTGTAAAACAGGATAACAAAATCTTCATTGAAACAAATATGGCAGATCTTACGTATTCGATTCTCCTTACAAACTGTGAATCTATTTCTTCCGCTTCAGTTGGAGAAATTGAAACAAGTTTCAATGGAGTGAAAATCAATCTTCAAGGATCACAAAAGCTAGAAATTATTCTGTAG
- a CDS encoding PIN domain-containing protein produces the protein MEWLLNIDMILDLKGSDVYAYLKVLVRGVILYFLSFFYLAVGFLIIDLIREKRGSSNQMMNFIITLFFPFISSYIYNDYEAEYRVKIDAGFHTILFAAGVLSLQPETLEIIPSFHFVFYSLLVTALLSIHLRNQALTKLASKEEYFRREVEKVVTKKDQLIALNEVKEKELQEMKKEFIWKKKAVTTDLYIHNRELEGLEKTLKPKRQLANSLILNTIILKELDRCKENDYEIAIDSNVFMKLNDDLCDIIKKYKVVISPIVRDEWNGLKKNEDRNIRTAAARASDLFDYMVSIGNAREITMTEEQIIQFKKGLTIKLTKKENDDRIIEHYAYEMEHGNSSIIVASDDTNFVTSSRLAGLKVMEIKIPKYLSNWSELIAQ, from the coding sequence ATGGAATGGCTTTTAAATATAGACATGATTTTAGATTTAAAAGGTAGTGATGTGTATGCATATCTTAAAGTATTGGTTAGAGGTGTTATCCTTTATTTTCTTTCCTTCTTTTATTTAGCCGTGGGTTTCTTGATCATTGATTTAATAAGAGAGAAAAGGGGATCATCAAATCAAATGATGAACTTTATCATCACTCTATTTTTCCCATTCATATCTTCATATATTTACAATGATTATGAAGCTGAATATAGAGTGAAAATAGATGCTGGGTTTCATACAATATTATTTGCTGCTGGAGTTTTATCACTTCAACCTGAAACATTAGAAATTATTCCATCATTTCATTTCGTGTTTTACAGTCTCCTTGTTACAGCACTTTTATCCATTCACCTTCGAAATCAAGCACTAACAAAACTAGCAAGTAAGGAAGAATACTTCAGAAGAGAAGTAGAAAAGGTCGTAACGAAGAAAGATCAGTTAATAGCATTAAATGAAGTCAAAGAAAAGGAATTACAAGAAATGAAGAAAGAATTCATATGGAAGAAAAAAGCAGTCACAACGGACTTGTATATTCACAATCGAGAATTAGAAGGCTTAGAAAAAACATTAAAACCTAAAAGGCAGCTGGCCAATTCTCTCATATTAAACACAATTATTTTGAAAGAGTTAGACAGATGTAAAGAAAATGACTATGAAATTGCGATCGATTCAAATGTATTTATGAAATTAAACGATGATTTATGTGACATCATCAAAAAATACAAAGTAGTCATAAGCCCTATTGTTCGAGATGAATGGAACGGATTAAAGAAAAATGAAGACCGAAATATTAGGACAGCTGCTGCAAGAGCAAGTGATTTGTTCGATTATATGGTTAGCATAGGGAATGCAAGAGAAATTACGATGACTGAGGAACAGATCATTCAATTTAAAAAGGGTCTCACGATTAAGCTGACAAAAAAAGAAAATGATGATCGCATTATCGAGCATTATGCGTATGAAATGGAACATGGCAATTCTTCTATCATTGTAGCTTCAGATGATACAAACTTCGTAACGTCATCAAGATTAGCAGGACTAAAGGTAATGGAAATAAAAATACCAAAATATTTATCAAATTGGAGTGAGTTAATTGCACAGTAG
- a CDS encoding DUF3307 domain-containing protein, translating into MSYLLLIYAHFLGDYPLQGKYLAETKGKNVISLIAHSVIWTGTVSIAGFLIGFQVTIVDVIFLFVVHGIIDYLKANQLWFFRKLSPEGLGLVVDQLLHGIQILIFALSNY; encoded by the coding sequence TTGAGCTATCTTCTACTGATTTATGCGCATTTTCTCGGAGACTATCCGTTACAGGGGAAATACCTAGCTGAAACAAAGGGTAAAAACGTAATAAGTCTCATTGCACACTCTGTGATATGGACAGGTACAGTTTCGATAGCGGGTTTTCTCATTGGCTTTCAAGTCACTATTGTTGATGTGATTTTCCTATTTGTTGTTCATGGAATCATCGATTATTTAAAAGCAAATCAGCTTTGGTTTTTTCGTAAACTTAGCCCTGAAGGACTGGGTTTAGTTGTAGATCAATTGCTCCATGGCATTCAAATACTTATTTTTGCTTTATCAAACTATTAG
- a CDS encoding methyl-accepting chemotaxis protein: MNLKFLNSIRTKLLLFSLLLLIIPSAVIGFTSYNKTVDELDAAGQAQLKNNVQLVLEMIDLLNSEVEQGTMTLEEAQDKVKTVILGEKGADGTRPINKDIDVGEHGYVFVISDDGSLIAHPSKEGENIWDSEDPNGTKVGKLIVEKALTGNGFSTYDWALPDNPDKVEPKITYAEQDPHWGWVVSAGTYTMDFNQGANHVLMNLLITLGASIIIGVIVVTLFSGVMARPVIAITERSKSVANGDLTVEPLLFKSNDEIGELAENFNRMVDSLKGLIKQVGDSAEKVAASSEELTASSELTQKATEQISTSIQEVAIGSEKQVLSTSHANHTVTEISKGMNQVACAIQEVAKLTVQTNESANNGSQVVTQTIEQMTLVKDKVKTTSKVVNSLGEKTKEINEIVYFITELASQTNLLALNAAIEAARAGEQGKGFAIVADEVRKLAEQSGQAAGKIQTSIGLIQSEATQAVHSMNEGTAVVEEGIKMVHQTGETFNGIAELIEQVTSQTQEVSTIVEEVNSRSQNVVGIVEEVAHISEQSSSNTQQVAAAAEEQSASMDEIAGSAESLSKMAQELQGVIQKFRL; this comes from the coding sequence ATGAACCTTAAATTCCTTAACTCAATCCGCACAAAACTATTACTTTTCAGTTTGCTATTATTAATTATTCCTAGCGCGGTTATTGGGTTCACTAGTTACAACAAAACAGTCGATGAACTTGATGCAGCAGGTCAAGCCCAACTGAAAAATAACGTTCAACTAGTCTTGGAAATGATTGACCTATTAAATAGCGAAGTTGAACAGGGAACCATGACCCTCGAAGAAGCACAGGATAAAGTAAAGACTGTTATTCTCGGAGAAAAAGGGGCTGATGGAACTAGACCTATCAATAAGGATATTGATGTGGGTGAACATGGATATGTTTTTGTGATTTCAGATGATGGGTCATTAATTGCTCATCCTAGTAAAGAAGGGGAAAATATCTGGGATTCAGAGGACCCTAATGGAACAAAGGTTGGGAAACTAATCGTAGAAAAAGCGTTAACTGGTAATGGTTTTTCAACATACGATTGGGCTTTACCTGATAATCCAGACAAAGTTGAACCGAAAATTACCTATGCAGAGCAAGATCCTCATTGGGGCTGGGTTGTTTCTGCTGGTACGTATACGATGGATTTTAACCAAGGGGCAAACCATGTATTGATGAATTTATTAATTACATTAGGGGCATCAATCATAATAGGAGTTATTGTCGTTACCCTGTTTTCTGGAGTCATGGCAAGACCCGTTATCGCCATCACAGAAAGGTCGAAAAGTGTGGCAAATGGTGATTTAACAGTAGAGCCACTGCTTTTTAAATCAAATGATGAAATTGGTGAATTAGCAGAGAATTTTAATAGAATGGTTGATAGTTTAAAAGGGTTAATTAAGCAAGTTGGAGATTCTGCGGAAAAGGTAGCAGCATCCTCTGAAGAGCTAACGGCTAGTTCTGAGCTGACACAGAAGGCTACCGAGCAGATTTCAACATCAATTCAAGAAGTTGCAATCGGATCAGAGAAACAGGTTTTAAGTACAAGTCATGCTAACCATACAGTCACAGAAATTTCAAAAGGTATGAATCAGGTTGCATGTGCGATACAAGAGGTAGCTAAACTTACTGTACAAACAAATGAATCTGCTAATAATGGAAGCCAAGTTGTGACTCAAACGATTGAGCAAATGACGCTTGTAAAGGATAAGGTAAAAACAACCTCTAAAGTTGTGAATAGTCTTGGTGAAAAAACAAAGGAAATCAATGAAATCGTTTATTTCATAACAGAGCTTGCTAGTCAAACAAACTTATTAGCTCTTAACGCAGCAATTGAGGCAGCTAGAGCCGGAGAACAAGGGAAGGGATTTGCCATCGTGGCCGATGAGGTTCGCAAATTGGCTGAACAGTCAGGTCAAGCTGCTGGGAAAATACAAACTTCTATCGGACTTATTCAAAGTGAGGCAACTCAAGCTGTACATTCTATGAATGAAGGAACTGCTGTTGTAGAGGAAGGAATTAAAATGGTCCATCAAACAGGTGAGACCTTCAATGGGATAGCGGAATTAATTGAACAAGTTACCTCTCAAACGCAGGAAGTATCTACGATTGTAGAAGAAGTAAATTCAAGGTCGCAAAATGTAGTAGGAATTGTGGAAGAAGTGGCCCACATATCAGAGCAATCATCCTCCAACACTCAACAAGTAGCAGCTGCTGCAGAAGAACAAAGTGCTTCAATGGATGAAATTGCCGGATCAGCAGAATCACTGAGTAAGATGGCGCAGGAACTGCAAGGGGTTATTCAGAAGTTTAGGTTGTAG
- a CDS encoding ABC transporter substrate-binding protein yields MKKNVIKGLGTALLLSGLLVGCSSNSSGGEGGGDVVVDVFNIKVETKDQLESMIEKYESENENVDIRLTTVGGGQDAASALQAKFSSNEEPAIFLLGGLSDAEKYQKYLLDVSDMESAKTAIDGTLQGSTIDGTPYGIPLNIEGFGWMINKEIFKSAGVDPASIASYDDFVKAVETIDSKKEELGLEAVFGFSGKEDWVTSQFSNHFSAPEFENDLNVAYEATELTYKYGDRMKEYTDLVNQYNVQPILSLDYSKSVEELFINDKVAIIHQGNWIVPSLDSIDPTFSQEKLGILPLYVSGDDEGFISAGPSWFWGINKEKDEKVVETSKDFIDWMYTSDYGKQQIVEEFKYIPAHDGYDIASISDPVSKEVYQMLLDEKARVWAHNQYPNGFGSTAFFPEYQKYLNGDISWDDFTATTGSKFTEMR; encoded by the coding sequence ATGAAAAAGAATGTGATTAAAGGATTAGGTACAGCTCTTTTATTATCTGGATTATTAGTTGGATGTTCATCAAATAGCAGCGGTGGTGAAGGCGGCGGAGATGTAGTCGTTGATGTTTTTAACATAAAAGTAGAAACAAAAGATCAGTTAGAATCGATGATTGAGAAATACGAGAGTGAAAATGAAAACGTAGACATTCGCCTAACAACAGTAGGTGGTGGGCAGGACGCGGCATCAGCTCTACAAGCAAAATTCTCTTCAAATGAAGAACCAGCGATCTTTTTATTAGGTGGATTATCAGATGCAGAAAAATATCAAAAATATCTTTTAGATGTCTCTGATATGGAATCAGCTAAAACGGCAATTGATGGAACGTTACAAGGCTCAACGATTGACGGGACACCATATGGTATACCGTTAAATATTGAGGGATTTGGTTGGATGATTAATAAAGAAATATTTAAATCTGCTGGAGTAGATCCTGCATCAATTGCTAGTTATGATGATTTTGTTAAAGCGGTTGAGACAATTGATAGTAAAAAAGAAGAGCTTGGCTTAGAAGCTGTATTTGGCTTTAGCGGAAAAGAAGATTGGGTAACGAGTCAGTTTTCAAATCATTTTTCAGCACCTGAATTTGAAAATGATTTAAATGTTGCATATGAAGCAACTGAGCTTACTTATAAATACGGTGACCGTATGAAAGAGTATACAGATTTAGTGAATCAATATAATGTTCAGCCTATTTTATCATTAGATTATAGTAAGAGTGTGGAAGAGCTATTTATTAATGATAAAGTGGCGATTATTCACCAAGGAAACTGGATTGTTCCTTCACTAGATAGTATTGACCCAACGTTTTCACAAGAAAAGCTAGGCATTTTACCACTATATGTTTCTGGTGATGATGAAGGATTTATTAGTGCTGGACCTTCTTGGTTCTGGGGGATTAATAAAGAAAAAGATGAAAAAGTTGTAGAAACATCTAAGGATTTTATTGACTGGATGTACACGTCTGATTATGGAAAACAACAAATCGTTGAGGAGTTTAAATACATCCCTGCACATGATGGATATGATATCGCAAGTATTTCAGATCCTGTATCAAAAGAAGTTTATCAAATGCTATTAGATGAGAAAGCAAGAGTTTGGGCACACAACCAATATCCAAACGGTTTCGGTTCAACAGCCTTTTTCCCAGAGTATCAAAAATACCTAAATGGCGATATCTCTTGGGATGACTTCACAGCGACAACAGGCTCTAAGTTTACAGAAATGCGCTAA
- a CDS encoding adenylate/guanylate cyclase domain-containing protein produces MKSLEALLINSKKLKFPHEMEKQYITAYNQLTAQYAVWYIPVGIVFVISLMLFDLASFPAVEQRKMVAIRFISLVILVFVYILNFSGKFQAFSQLYISIILLSIDLGLKWIIAISEPNDISFNYYFIGVFLLIAVTYCMVRIRFVAANILALFYILSYAFIAVFYQFPVASEEQILVIKLIIFMLGAFSLLCTTTCYFLEYFSRRDFIFQKIIEEERKASEELLLNILPVHVVNRLKSGDTVIADSHDSVTILFADLVGFTKISRVLPASELVTILNTIFTAFDELSEKYDVEKIKTIGDSYMVSSKVGSESRESAEKIVHLAEDMIKVISSLKEQAKLPLHIRIGIHTGPVVAGVIGKNKFAYDMWGDTVNTASRMESTGINGKVQVSEATFTILKDKFDFIERGKINVKGLGMVRVYLL; encoded by the coding sequence ATGAAAAGTCTCGAAGCATTACTCATAAACTCTAAAAAGCTTAAGTTTCCTCACGAAATGGAAAAGCAGTATATCACTGCCTATAACCAGCTCACTGCACAATATGCAGTTTGGTATATACCCGTTGGAATTGTGTTTGTTATCTCCTTAATGCTCTTTGATTTGGCAAGCTTTCCGGCTGTTGAACAAAGAAAGATGGTTGCCATCCGATTTATTTCACTAGTTATTCTTGTCTTTGTTTATATATTAAATTTTTCAGGAAAGTTTCAAGCTTTTTCACAGTTATATATATCTATTATTCTCCTTTCCATTGATTTAGGGCTAAAATGGATTATTGCGATTAGTGAACCTAATGATATATCTTTTAATTATTACTTTATAGGTGTGTTTCTCCTCATTGCTGTTACCTATTGTATGGTACGAATTCGCTTTGTTGCTGCGAATATTTTAGCTTTGTTTTATATCCTTAGCTATGCCTTTATTGCAGTATTCTATCAATTCCCTGTTGCATCTGAGGAACAAATTCTCGTCATAAAGTTAATTATTTTCATGCTAGGTGCTTTTTCTTTACTTTGTACAACAACATGCTATTTTTTAGAATATTTCAGTCGACGGGATTTTATTTTTCAAAAAATCATTGAAGAGGAGCGCAAAGCATCAGAAGAGTTATTATTAAATATATTGCCTGTTCATGTGGTTAATAGGCTTAAATCTGGTGATACCGTTATTGCTGATAGCCATGACTCTGTGACAATTCTATTCGCTGACCTAGTTGGCTTCACTAAGATTTCTCGGGTTCTCCCCGCTTCCGAGCTGGTTACGATTTTAAATACAATTTTCACCGCTTTTGATGAACTTTCCGAGAAATATGATGTGGAAAAAATCAAAACAATTGGAGACTCTTATATGGTGTCATCGAAGGTAGGATCTGAATCAAGGGAATCCGCTGAGAAGATCGTCCATTTAGCTGAAGATATGATAAAAGTTATTTCTTCACTTAAAGAGCAAGCGAAATTACCATTACATATTCGAATCGGCATCCACACTGGCCCAGTCGTCGCTGGAGTCATTGGTAAAAATAAATTCGCCTATGACATGTGGGGAGACACCGTTAATACCGCCTCTCGAATGGAATCAACAGGCATTAATGGCAAAGTCCAAGTATCCGAAGCTACCTTCACGATACTCAAAGATAAATTCGACTTTATCGAACGCGGAAAAATTAACGTAAAAGGCCTCGGTATGGTTCGGGTTTATTTGTTATAG
- a CDS encoding AraC family transcriptional regulator, whose product MNKHNLLEDRVHGDSLFPLRVYMVDYLDGQVIINMHWHPELEFIYVEEGQINLQIGTRKHRLSAGSACLIPSEQLHGAYPCDDQPFKIHAIVFHINLIRSFGYDLIESNYIQFIKNFSMFHSLIIKPNTTDEKNMLKSIVNIIEAYSTKDASYELKIKGYLFLLFADILRKQAWIHNEEVTEKDLTKTELLKKVLQYIDQNYKQKLTVMDLASQVQMSEGHFSRFFKSLVRMTPMEYINTIRISKACTLLQKSDRKILDIAMDVGFQNHSYFIRLFKKQKGCTPGEYKGTGSLSHS is encoded by the coding sequence ATGAATAAACACAACTTACTTGAAGATCGAGTACATGGGGATTCATTATTTCCACTTCGGGTATACATGGTTGACTACTTAGACGGTCAAGTCATTATTAATATGCATTGGCATCCTGAGTTGGAGTTTATTTATGTTGAGGAAGGTCAAATCAATTTACAAATTGGAACTAGAAAGCATCGCTTAAGTGCTGGTAGTGCTTGTTTAATTCCAAGCGAACAATTACACGGGGCGTATCCTTGTGATGATCAACCATTCAAAATCCATGCAATTGTTTTTCATATTAATTTAATTAGAAGCTTTGGTTATGACTTAATTGAAAGTAACTACATCCAATTTATAAAAAACTTCTCAATGTTTCATTCACTGATCATCAAACCTAACACAACAGATGAAAAAAACATGCTAAAATCAATCGTCAACATCATCGAGGCATATTCAACAAAAGACGCAAGCTATGAACTAAAAATAAAAGGTTACTTGTTTTTATTATTTGCAGATATATTAAGAAAACAAGCCTGGATTCATAACGAAGAAGTAACCGAAAAAGACTTAACAAAAACAGAACTATTAAAAAAAGTTCTGCAATATATTGACCAAAACTACAAACAAAAGCTAACCGTCATGGACCTAGCCTCACAAGTTCAAATGAGCGAAGGCCACTTTAGCCGATTTTTCAAATCACTAGTCCGTATGACACCAATGGAATACATTAACACAATTAGAATCAGCAAAGCCTGCACCCTCCTACAAAAATCCGACCGAAAAATCCTAGACATCGCCATGGACGTAGGCTTTCAAAATCATAGTTACTTTATTCGGTTATTTAAGAAGCAGAAGGGGTGCACACCTGGGGAGTATAAGGGGACAGGTTCCTTGTCCCACTCTTAA
- a CDS encoding Crp/Fnr family transcriptional regulator translates to MTNIPRQLLESIDLFHDLNEEELSEVQRLFREKTFKKGTTLFHEGDYGEELFIIEKGSVKIFREDFTRETILTILKDGDYFGEMGILQYNEQRSANAEALQPCTAYTIHRSDFTKLLEKNPQISIKLLYVSMKRLRKANEMIRSLTSLDARTRILKTLIDLSEDYGVVIEGKILIDLKLTHQQIADMSGVVRETVSKVLVELQQSNTISIESKKISIKKLTHLEEQVGV, encoded by the coding sequence ATGACAAACATTCCAAGACAACTTTTAGAAAGCATCGACTTATTTCATGATTTAAACGAAGAAGAATTGTCTGAAGTTCAAAGACTGTTCCGTGAGAAAACATTTAAAAAGGGGACAACTCTTTTTCACGAAGGAGATTATGGAGAAGAACTTTTTATTATCGAAAAAGGTAGTGTCAAAATCTTCAGAGAGGATTTTACGAGAGAAACCATTTTGACGATTTTAAAAGATGGAGATTATTTTGGAGAAATGGGGATTCTTCAATACAATGAACAGCGCTCGGCCAATGCTGAGGCCCTACAACCTTGTACTGCTTATACGATTCATCGATCAGACTTTACTAAGTTACTAGAAAAAAATCCTCAAATTTCGATTAAGCTATTATATGTTTCAATGAAGCGACTGCGTAAAGCCAATGAAATGATTAGAAGTCTAACCAGTTTAGATGCTAGAACTCGAATTCTTAAAACACTAATTGATTTGTCCGAGGATTATGGGGTAGTAATTGAAGGAAAAATTTTAATTGACCTTAAGCTAACACATCAACAAATCGCTGATATGTCAGGCGTTGTAAGAGAAACTGTTTCAAAGGTGTTAGTAGAATTACAGCAGAGCAATACGATTAGTATAGAAAGTAAAAAGATTTCAATTAAAAAACTAACTCATTTAGAAGAGCAAGTTGGTGTATGA
- a CDS encoding carbohydrate ABC transporter permease, which translates to MIAQNKAKTYGFILLGLVLSIFWFYPFYLVIVNSFKTKSEIFVNTLGFPTKATFENYPEAFVALEFIQSFFNSLVITTLSIILICICTSMAAYALSRRKGKMSSAIYFLFAICMLIPFQSIMIPLVSIFGAIDMLNRAGLMVMYLGLGSSLAVFLYFGALRGIPQALDEAAIIDGCNRFQVYRYIILPMLKPTTVTVIVLNAIWFWNDYLLPSLVINKDGMYTIPLKMFYFFGEYSKQWHLALAALVIAIIPIIIVYMFLQKYIIKGISDGAVK; encoded by the coding sequence ATGATTGCACAAAACAAAGCTAAAACATATGGATTCATTTTGCTTGGGCTTGTCCTGTCGATCTTCTGGTTTTATCCATTTTACTTAGTCATTGTGAACTCGTTCAAAACAAAATCAGAGATTTTCGTCAACACTCTCGGATTCCCTACTAAGGCAACATTTGAAAACTATCCAGAGGCATTTGTTGCTCTAGAATTTATTCAAAGTTTCTTTAACTCACTTGTAATTACAACGTTAAGTATCATTTTAATCTGTATTTGTACGTCAATGGCTGCGTATGCTCTATCACGTAGAAAAGGAAAAATGAGTTCAGCAATCTACTTTCTCTTTGCAATCTGTATGCTGATTCCGTTCCAATCAATCATGATTCCGCTCGTATCTATTTTCGGTGCAATAGACATGTTAAATCGAGCAGGGTTAATGGTCATGTATTTAGGATTAGGCTCAAGTCTCGCCGTCTTTTTATACTTTGGTGCACTAAGAGGAATACCACAGGCACTAGACGAGGCCGCAATAATTGATGGCTGCAATAGATTCCAAGTTTATCGTTATATCATTCTACCAATGCTAAAACCAACAACAGTTACTGTTATTGTGTTAAATGCCATCTGGTTTTGGAATGATTATCTATTACCTTCTTTAGTTATCAACAAAGACGGAATGTACACCATTCCTCTAAAAATGTTCTACTTCTTTGGTGAATACTCAAAGCAATGGCATCTGGCACTAGCCGCACTAGTCATTGCCATTATCCCGATCATTATTGTATATATGTTTCTGCAGAAATATATTATTAAAGGTATTTCGGATGGAGCGGTTAAGTAA